The sequence CGACCTGGTCGTCGACGCGGGCGGGCGGCGCTCGCCACTGCGGGACCTGCTCGCGGCGACCGGCGCGCCGCTGCCGGCCGGGCTGGAGGCGCCGTGCGGCATCACCTACTACTCGCGGTTCTACGCCCGGGGTGGCGACCGCTCGCTCGCCACCGAGCTCAACCGCGGCCACACCGCGGGCGCGTCCTTCGACCGCTACTCCTGCCTGGTCTTTCCGGCCGACAACGACGTCTTCTCGGTGACCTTCGGCGTGCTGCCAGAGGACGCGGAGCTGCGGGTGCTGCGCCACGGCGCCGCGTTCGACGCGGCGGTCCGGGCGATCGGCCCGGTCGCGCCCTGGCTGGACGTGAAGCCGGCCCTCGCTCCCAGGGAACTCGACCCCACGGAACTCGACCCCGCGGAACCGGCCGCCGAACCGCTGGGCCCGGTCGCCGCGATGGCCGGGCTGCACAACCGGTTCCACCCCTGGGTCGCCGACGGCCAGCCGGCGGTGCTGGGCCTGCTGCCCATCGGCGACGCCGCGATGATCACCAATCCGGCCCACACCCGGGGCACCACGCTCGCCGCGCTCACCGCCGCGTGGCTGACGGACGTCGTCACCGGCACGCCCGACCCGGCCGAGCGCGCGCTTCGCCTCGACGCCACCATGCGGGCCGAGGCACTGCCCTGGTACCACGACTCCCTCGCCCAGGACGCCGCGCGCCTCTCCCGCTGGCGCCCGTCGACCGCCGTCGCCCCTGCTCCCCGCAGCCCGGACGAGGCCGGTACCTACGAGGCCGGCGCGGGCCCGCAGGCGGTGACGAACGGGGAGGCCTTCCTCGCCTCCGCCCGCGACCCGGTCGTCTGGCACGCGTTCACCCGGCTGCAGAACCTGCTGGCCCTGCCCTCGGACGTGCTCGCCGACCCGGGGATCGTCGCCAGGGTCCGCGCGGTCCAGGCGTCCGGCTGGCGCCCCGTGCCGGCACCCGGGCCCAGCCATGCCGACCTCGTCGCGACGGCGGGGGCCGCGCTCGCCCGCGCGGGCGGCAGCCAGGCCCCGGACGGGTCACCGTGAGCTGGACCCCCGGCGACGGCCCGCTGCGGATCGCGTTGCTGACCTACTCGACGAAGGCGCGCGGCGGGGTCGTCGCCACTCTCTGCCTGGCCGAGGCACTGGCCCGCGCCGGCCACCGTGTCGACGTGTGGACCCTCGCCCGCGGCGGTGATGGCGCCTTCTTCCGGCCGGTCGACGCCGGGGTGACGGTCCGCGCGGTGCCGTTCCCTGACCGGGCGGGCGAGTCCGTCGGAGACCGGGTGCTGCGCTCGATCGAGGTCCTCGGCGCCGCTTTCGGAGATCATCACTCGGCGGCCGGCGGTGACGACGCGACCGGCGGGTATGACGTCATCCACGCGCAGGACTGCATCAGCGCGAACGCGGTGCCGGACTGCGTACGGACCGTCCACCACCTCGACGCGTTCACCACGCCGGAGCTGGTCACCTGCCACGAACGGGCGCTGCGCCGGCCGTTCGCGCATGTCTGCGTGTCGGCGGCGGTCGCGGTGGAACTCGCGGCCGGCTGGGGCATCGAGGCACACGTGATCCCCAACGGAGTCGAGTCGGCCCGGTTCGCCGCCGCGGCCGGCCCGGCGGCGGCCGGGGCCCGGGCCAGGTGGCGCGGGCGGCTCGGCCGGTACGTGCTGGCGGTCGGTGGAATCGAGCCGCGCAAGGGCACCGTGGACCTCGTCGAGGCGATGTCCCTGCTGCGTGACCGCCTCCCGGCCGGTGAGCCGGCGCCAGCGCTGGTCGTCGCGGGCGGCGAGACGCTGTTCGACTACCGGGACTACCGCGCCCGGGTGCTGGCCCGGGCCGCCGAGCTGGGCGTCGAACCCGTGCTGCTCGGCCCGGTGGACCACGCGGAACTCCCGTCGCTGGTCGCGGCGGCCGCCGTGTTCGCGTTCCCGTCCGTCAAGGAGGGCTTCGGCCTGGCCGCGCTGGAGGCGCTGGCGGCCGGCGTGCCGGTGGTGGCCAGCGACCTGCCAGTGCTGCGGGAGGTCTTCGCCGGTGCCGTCAGCTTCGCCGACGGGCCGGCGGAGCTCGCCGCGGCGCTCGCCGCGTCCCTCACGGCCCCGGACCCGGGGCGTCGCGCGGCCGGCGACTCGCTCGCCGCCCGGCACAGCTGGGACGCGGCCGCGGCCGCCCATGCCGAGCTGTACCGCGGTCTCCTCGCGCAGCGGCGGCCGGCCGTCTCTCCCACAGGTCCCTGAGGCGACTGTCCACGAAGGTGTTGACCATGCCTTGGCGGCGTTAGGCTCACCAGGCAGGATGGTTCGGTCCGACCCGGACCTTCCAGCAGACCTAGCAGCGCGCGGGCAGTCGACAAGCCGAAGAGGCGGATAGCGGGAGATGAACGAGGAAGCGCCGCCCTGGTACGACCACGCGTTGGACGACCGGCCCGAGCACTTCGAGGTCGAGGTCCAGGGCGCGCGGATCACCTACCGATGCTGGGGCGGGCCACCCGAGCTGCCGGCCATCGTGCTCGTGCACGGTGGTGCCGCGCACGCCGGCTGGTGGGACCACATCGCCCCGCTGATCCCGGACGAGTACCGGGTCGTCGCGCTGGACCTCTCCGGGCACGGTGACAGCGACCGGCGCGACGACTACACGCTGTCCATGTGGGCGGCCGAGGTCATCGGCGTGATCGACGACGCGGGCATCAGCTCACCGCCGATCGTCATCGGGCACAGCATGGGCGGCTGGGTCACGATCACCACCGCGGCGGAGCACCCGGACCGGGTCGCCGGCATCGTGCTCATCGACTCGCCGGTCACCGAGTTCACGCCGGAGGAAGCCGCGGCGCGCGACCGGACGGCGTTCGGGCCGCTGCGGGTGTACACGACCGCCGCCGACGCGCTCGCCCGGTTCCGCACGGTCCCGCAGCAGACGCACACCCTGCCCTACGTGATCGAGCACATCGCGCGCGGCTCGATCGGCTCGGTCGAGGGCGGCTGGACCTGGAAGTTCGACCCGAACGTGTTCGGCAACCGGACCCCGGCGCCCGAGGCGCTGCACAAGGTCCACTGCCGCGTGGCGCTGTTCCGGGCCGAGAACGG is a genomic window of Pseudofrankia inefficax containing:
- a CDS encoding FAD-dependent oxidoreductase yields the protein MTLAATERVVIVGAGAAGLLAAVFLARAGRQVLVVDRDAATPPGAGEPRPGVPQARHSHAYLARFRALLTQRAPDLLARLLAAGAREISLARTAPAEIRRSLAAAPAGPGAGVPGLPADAGELVVLGARRSLLDDVLRTAALAEPGVTIRDGCRVTGLVTAPASAGGVPWVRGVRLADGTSIAADLVVDAGGRRSPLRDLLAATGAPLPAGLEAPCGITYYSRFYARGGDRSLATELNRGHTAGASFDRYSCLVFPADNDVFSVTFGVLPEDAELRVLRHGAAFDAAVRAIGPVAPWLDVKPALAPRELDPTELDPAEPAAEPLGPVAAMAGLHNRFHPWVADGQPAVLGLLPIGDAAMITNPAHTRGTTLAALTAAWLTDVVTGTPDPAERALRLDATMRAEALPWYHDSLAQDAARLSRWRPSTAVAPAPRSPDEAGTYEAGAGPQAVTNGEAFLASARDPVVWHAFTRLQNLLALPSDVLADPGIVARVRAVQASGWRPVPAPGPSHADLVATAGAALARAGGSQAPDGSP
- a CDS encoding MSMEG_0565 family glycosyltransferase, with the translated sequence MSWTPGDGPLRIALLTYSTKARGGVVATLCLAEALARAGHRVDVWTLARGGDGAFFRPVDAGVTVRAVPFPDRAGESVGDRVLRSIEVLGAAFGDHHSAAGGDDATGGYDVIHAQDCISANAVPDCVRTVHHLDAFTTPELVTCHERALRRPFAHVCVSAAVAVELAAGWGIEAHVIPNGVESARFAAAAGPAAAGARARWRGRLGRYVLAVGGIEPRKGTVDLVEAMSLLRDRLPAGEPAPALVVAGGETLFDYRDYRARVLARAAELGVEPVLLGPVDHAELPSLVAAAAVFAFPSVKEGFGLAALEALAAGVPVVASDLPVLREVFAGAVSFADGPAELAAALAASLTAPDPGRRAAGDSLAARHSWDAAAAAHAELYRGLLAQRRPAVSPTGP
- a CDS encoding alpha/beta fold hydrolase, encoding MNEEAPPWYDHALDDRPEHFEVEVQGARITYRCWGGPPELPAIVLVHGGAAHAGWWDHIAPLIPDEYRVVALDLSGHGDSDRRDDYTLSMWAAEVIGVIDDAGISSPPIVIGHSMGGWVTITTAAEHPDRVAGIVLIDSPVTEFTPEEAAARDRTAFGPLRVYTTAADALARFRTVPQQTHTLPYVIEHIARGSIGSVEGGWTWKFDPNVFGNRTPAPEALHKVHCRVALFRAENGLVTSDIGDQMYNLLGRVAPVIEIPLAGHHVMLDQPLLLVTGIRTILADWEHSSPQERTD